The region GTTCAACACCACGCCACCGAAAGTGGAACCGCTGTCCTGATAGTCGATCGAGAGGACGACGTCGCCCTCGAAGGCCGGGATCGCCGTGCTGGCCGGATCCGCAATCGTGTTGTTGCCGCCAAAGTCAGCGCTGTTGGTGATACTCGTTACTGCAACCGTCGACTCCGTCGCCGTCTCCGTAAAGACGCCCGCGGTGCCCGCACCGTGCTCTCCGCCGCCGCCCGCGGTTCCGCTGAACCCGAAGTCGGTGAGCAGGAAGGTGAATGGAGAAGCTGCGGTATTGTCCGTCTCGAACAGCAAACCGGTGGCTGTCGCTGCGCCGGTCAGGTTGGCGATCGGAACCACGACCTGGTACCAGCCGTCACCAAGCGAGGTGGAATAGGTGGATCCCGCGAGGTCGATGTCGAGGTAGTCGCCGTCGGGCAGCAGATTCACGCGGATCAGATCGTTGTTGAGATTCTTCGCCTTGAAGACCAGCCTCTCATAGCCGGCCGCAAATCCCTCGGCGAAACCGACGATCGCGTACTGGCCGACCTGGGCGCCGTAACCACTACCGGTCGTGACACCGAACGCCGGGCTGAAGCTCGAATCGAAGGTGACATTGTTGTTGAAAGTCGAGCCGGATCCAAAGGGCTCGAAGCCGGTGTAGTCGACGCCAAACACCAGGTCCACTGTCTCGTTGGGATTCGATGCATAGATGACATCGTCCGGAATGATCCCCGGGGCGGCCGGTTCTCCGGCGGACTCCTCGCCCGAATAGACCCGGACCCAGTCCACCTCCATCGTCGCCGGGAAGGGCGTCGATCCGTTGGGTGCGCCCGGCAGATTACCGCCCACCGCGAGGTTCAGCAAAATGTGGAACGGCTGATCGAAGGGCGCGGGATAAGGGGCGGCAGCCGACTCCCAGGAGTTCTGCACGCCATACAAAATGCCGTTGAAATACCAGCGGATCTCGAACTCGTCCCATTCCAGGGCGTAGGTATTGAAGCCCCCCGTCACGTCCTCCGACGGAGTGTAGACGACCGTCGAAGACTGGTTTGCGGGGAACTCACCGCCGAAGTGGATGGTGCCGAAGATATCGTTGCCGCCGCCGAGCCCGCCGGGGCCAGGCTGGCCGTCGAGGTTCACAGCTTCGAGGACATCGATCTCTCCGGTCGCCGCCCAGCTGCCGTACGGGCTGTCCTGGGACAGCAACCAGAATGCCGGCCACAGGCCCTGGCCGGAGGGCAGCTTGATGCTCGCCTCGATGCGGCCGTATCTGAACGCGAACCGATCGCGGGTGGTGATGCGTGCCGACGTGTAGCCGAAATCGCCGACGGTCTCGCGTCGCGCGGTGATCTTCAGCACACCGTCCTCGAGCTGCGCGTTGTCGGGCAGGTACCACTGCAGCTCGTTGTTACCCCAGCCGGAGGGCAGACCGACGATACCGCCATCGCCGACGAAATTCGCGCCATCGCCTGACTCGAAGAACCAGGTCTCCGGATCGAGCTGGGCACCGTCGAATTCATCGCTCCAGACGAGCGTCAGCAGGTCGCCGTCGCCGACTGGAACGGTGGTCGGTATTTCCAGCGTCGGGTCGTCGATATTGATATTGACCCGGGTGGTCGTGTCCGCCACCGGGATATCGATCGTGTCGACCTGCTCAAGGGGCTGGTCGCGATCCTCCGCGGTACAGGCAGACAGCGCTGCCAGTGCGGCCAGGGATGCGACAAAGCGTGACAATCCTCGCGGACCGGGCGTCATAGGGTAACCCTCAGAATCGGGAAGCCCGAAGGCTTGAGGCGGGTGTGCTGATTGACGCTGTTGAGCGTCTCGGAATCCAGCGCCGTACAGACCGGCGGCTTCACAGGGGACAGGCGCGAGGCGCGTCCGTCGCGAAAGGATCCGTGCAGAAATTTCAGCGCCGCAGGTGGCAGGGCGGCGCGCGGCGGAATGCCGTTAGCAGATCTCATAACTCCCCCGAAAACGACCTCGAAGCACGAGGATGTCGTTACATTTTTATTTTCGAGGCTAAGAATTATCAGACATTGACAGCGGTGTCAATTTTGCCCGGGCACGCGCTTTCCTCCCATTCAAGGGCAACGGGGAAGGAACAAGGCAACCGCCCTGAATGTCGAACGCTAAG is a window of Wenzhouxiangella sp. XN24 DNA encoding:
- a CDS encoding glycoside hydrolase family 16 protein encodes the protein MTPGPRGLSRFVASLAALAALSACTAEDRDQPLEQVDTIDIPVADTTTRVNINIDDPTLEIPTTVPVGDGDLLTLVWSDEFDGAQLDPETWFFESGDGANFVGDGGIVGLPSGWGNNELQWYLPDNAQLEDGVLKITARRETVGDFGYTSARITTRDRFAFRYGRIEASIKLPSGQGLWPAFWLLSQDSPYGSWAATGEIDVLEAVNLDGQPGPGGLGGGNDIFGTIHFGGEFPANQSSTVVYTPSEDVTGGFNTYALEWDEFEIRWYFNGILYGVQNSWESAAAPYPAPFDQPFHILLNLAVGGNLPGAPNGSTPFPATMEVDWVRVYSGEESAGEPAAPGIIPDDVIYASNPNETVDLVFGVDYTGFEPFGSGSTFNNNVTFDSSFSPAFGVTTGSGYGAQVGQYAIVGFAEGFAAGYERLVFKAKNLNNDLIRVNLLPDGDYLDIDLAGSTYSTSLGDGWYQVVVPIANLTGAATATGLLFETDNTAASPFTFLLTDFGFSGTAGGGGEHGAGTAGVFTETATESTVAVTSITNSADFGGNNTIADPASTAIPAFEGDVVLSIDYQDSGSTFGGVVLNFGGVDLTAYDTLNFTVDTSGISGFADLTIQIEPPGEGAPGTNVALSAYTPVATSGNWATYEIPLADFTATDFSAAGNLGFWNPTNGTGLAFGTLYVDDVYFSTEASGGGGGGGGGTGLVVNSGFDDGFTGWETFDNGGSVTIAANGGSDGGPAANLNATSPGNPTIKQTLIGAGVIGPNQTFSVTFDWRGTAANGGVITFQVFSEQANGGVTKTDLVQGGDAFPADWTTVGPLNFTSAGTAAEVADGLTLEISAICGGVAGCVSDLFIDNINVEIVGP